From Nitrosopumilus zosterae, the proteins below share one genomic window:
- a CDS encoding 6-carboxytetrahydropterin synthase produces the protein MHILDMRALCLITVKPGKADTVVEILKKKRKIVKQIMVVTGRADISVILQGNIDEINGMVIDFKKIKDIVTTETLIEVEVNLGW, from the coding sequence TTGCATATACTAGATATGCGTGCATTGTGCCTTATTACAGTAAAACCAGGTAAAGCAGATACTGTTGTTGAAATTTTAAAGAAAAAAAGAAAGATTGTCAAACAAATCATGGTCGTTACAGGCAGAGCTGACATTAGTGTAATTTTACAGGGCAATATTGATGAAATTAACGGAATGGTGATTGATTTTAAAAAAATTAAAGATATTGTTACGACTGAGACATTAATTGAAGTGGAGGTTAATTTAGGATGGTAA
- a CDS encoding Lrp/AsnC ligand binding domain-containing protein, whose product MVRAIILVKSPKKLIAARLRKISSVSDSFPTSGQFDAVAIIDVKQLSQIKDVATLIQKISGVERTETMVEVQ is encoded by the coding sequence ATGGTAAGAGCAATAATTTTGGTAAAATCCCCAAAAAAGCTCATTGCGGCCAGACTTCGAAAAATATCCTCTGTTTCAGATTCGTTTCCTACAAGCGGTCAATTTGACGCAGTTGCCATAATTGATGTTAAACAACTCAGCCAGATTAAAGACGTAGCCACTCTTATTCAGAAAATTAGTGGGGTAGAAAGAACTGAAACCATGGTTGAAGTCCAATAA
- a CDS encoding VOC family protein gives MNIKKVGNVILAVKDIDKSIQFYHELIGLPIKNQRRSWVDLGTSGAMLSLHPASLTAQHVGSSIDNGITIGFLVGDVQSAIDELKEKGVRIHRDIVERDAGKNAVILDPDDYLISLFEPNFEDKDQQTGGYHGFTPS, from the coding sequence GTGAATATCAAAAAAGTTGGAAATGTCATATTGGCTGTAAAAGACATTGACAAATCCATACAATTCTATCATGAACTCATAGGATTGCCAATCAAAAATCAAAGAAGATCTTGGGTTGATTTAGGTACTTCCGGAGCCATGTTGAGTTTACATCCTGCATCTTTAACTGCACAGCATGTTGGAAGTTCTATTGATAATGGAATAACAATAGGATTTCTTGTTGGTGATGTTCAATCCGCAATTGATGAATTAAAAGAAAAAGGTGTAAGAATACATAGAGATATTGTAGAAAGGGATGCCGGCAAAAATGCAGTAATTTTAGATCCTGATGACTACCTAATTTCATTGTTTGAGCCAAACTTTGAAGACAAGGATCAACAAACAGGCGGATATCACGGATTTACACCATCTTAG
- a CDS encoding adenylate/guanylate cyclase domain-containing protein, which translates to MTENIDKNKDEKLSKTSMDNTDVVDMLLSKNKEQTVDFETMILETQKRVWGSLKKGYEYSGMADESEKFLRKNVFLKLDMVVLYVDLVGSTTMTLEMPAEKIAIIVSSFSQEMAAVIRQHHGYVLKFVGDAVIGYFVAEGNSLLAADNAVNCAKSMITVIQKGINPILNQYDYPDLMVKIGIDFGQNIVVRYGSDAEQSHVDLMGPAMNIAAKIQNIAKPNQILIGNDVYQKLHPTSQKNFLQIVWKNNEWKYRSRLTGEIYKIYEFKG; encoded by the coding sequence ATGACTGAAAATATAGATAAAAACAAAGATGAAAAATTGTCTAAAACATCCATGGATAATACTGATGTGGTAGATATGCTTCTAAGTAAAAATAAAGAACAGACTGTAGATTTTGAAACTATGATCTTGGAAACACAAAAACGTGTTTGGGGATCCCTCAAAAAAGGTTATGAGTATTCTGGAATGGCAGATGAATCTGAAAAATTTCTAAGAAAAAACGTGTTTTTAAAATTGGATATGGTTGTATTGTATGTGGATTTGGTAGGTTCCACTACGATGACATTGGAAATGCCTGCTGAAAAAATTGCAATTATCGTCAGTTCATTTTCACAAGAGATGGCTGCAGTTATTAGACAGCATCATGGTTATGTGTTAAAATTTGTAGGTGACGCAGTAATTGGATATTTTGTTGCAGAAGGTAACTCATTATTGGCTGCAGATAATGCAGTAAACTGTGCAAAATCAATGATAACCGTTATTCAAAAAGGAATTAATCCAATTCTAAATCAATATGATTATCCAGATCTAATGGTGAAGATTGGAATAGATTTTGGGCAAAATATTGTAGTAAGATATGGTTCTGATGCAGAGCAGTCCCATGTTGATTTGATGGGACCTGCAATGAACATTGCTGCTAAGATACAAAATATCGCGAAACCAAATCAAATTTTGATTGGAAATGATGTATACCAAAAATTACATCCAACATCTCAAAAAAATTTTTTGCAAATAGTTTGGAAAAATAACGAATGGAAATATAGATCTAGGCTAACAGGAGAAATTTACAAAATTTATGAATTTAAAGGATGA
- the ilvA gene encoding threonine ammonia-lyase, translating to MNPSYDEILKANSLRGNEIKKTPLIHSSTFSEFTNSDVYLKLEFRQKTGSFKIRGAYYKIQSLSEEEKKYGVVAASAGNHAQGVAFASALEKIPCTIVMPKNASPAKVAATKGYGAKVILEGTNYDESSAKAKEIAKITKATMIHAFDDPQIIAAQGVIGLEILEDLPDVDEVYVPIGGGGLAAGTAIAIKEKNPKIKVIGVQSRSFPSMYDSYKKGSITASGGARTIADGISVKVPGKLTFEIIKELIDDIVLVDDTEITKAMFLLMERMKFVVEPAGAISLAHLISKKPSPGKKVVAILAGGNVDMYLLGQIVDKGLAAMGRLLKLSILLPDRPGAFKEIVDEITLANANIVEVVHDRLSSNINAGSAGVTLSLETQGQEQANLLIEALRRKNIQFTLMT from the coding sequence ATGAACCCATCATATGATGAAATATTAAAAGCAAATTCATTACGAGGTAATGAAATTAAAAAAACACCATTAATACATTCTAGTACGTTTAGTGAATTTACAAACTCTGACGTTTATCTAAAATTAGAATTTCGACAAAAAACAGGTTCATTTAAAATTCGCGGGGCATATTATAAAATTCAATCATTATCTGAGGAAGAAAAAAAATATGGTGTTGTAGCTGCATCAGCTGGTAATCATGCTCAAGGAGTTGCATTTGCATCAGCATTAGAAAAAATTCCATGTACTATTGTAATGCCTAAAAATGCTTCACCTGCAAAAGTAGCTGCTACAAAAGGATATGGTGCAAAGGTAATTTTAGAGGGAACAAATTATGATGAATCGTCTGCTAAAGCAAAAGAGATAGCAAAAATAACAAAAGCTACTATGATTCATGCATTTGATGATCCTCAAATAATTGCAGCGCAGGGGGTTATAGGATTAGAAATTCTTGAAGATTTACCTGATGTTGATGAAGTTTATGTTCCAATAGGGGGCGGAGGATTAGCTGCAGGTACTGCAATTGCAATAAAAGAAAAAAATCCCAAGATCAAAGTAATAGGTGTTCAATCAAGATCATTTCCTTCGATGTATGATTCATACAAAAAAGGCTCAATCACTGCAAGTGGCGGCGCAAGAACAATTGCAGACGGTATTTCTGTAAAAGTTCCAGGCAAATTGACTTTTGAAATTATCAAAGAACTCATAGATGATATTGTTCTAGTGGATGACACAGAAATTACAAAAGCAATGTTTCTACTAATGGAACGAATGAAATTTGTCGTAGAACCAGCAGGAGCTATAAGTTTAGCACATCTCATTTCAAAGAAGCCTTCACCAGGAAAGAAAGTTGTTGCGATTTTAGCAGGGGGAAATGTTGACATGTATCTTTTAGGTCAAATAGTAGACAAAGGACTTGCAGCAATGGGAAGATTGCTGAAATTATCTATTCTGCTACCGGATAGACCTGGTGCATTTAAAGAAATTGTAGATGAGATAACACTGGCTAACGCAAACATTGTTGAAGTTGTTCATGATAGGCTTAGTTCTAACATCAATGCAGGTTCAGCAGGAGTGACATTAAGTCTTGAAACACAAGGTCAAGAACAAGCCAATTTATTGATTGAAGCATTAAGACGGAAGAACATCCAATTTACTCTGATGACCTAA
- the purE gene encoding 5-(carboxyamino)imidazole ribonucleotide mutase, producing MIFSKKPLVGIIMGSSSDSRVMQDASKVLDQFKIKHEDQIVSAHRTPSRLAEYAQHAEKMGFHVIIAGAGGAAHLPGMIASHTVIPVIGVPILVYNDKHPQKNNTSKFSAFGGLDSLLSITEMPSGSPVVAVGINKAGNAAIYAMKILANEFPELKKKLIQHKSNQHDSVIKESEQLKKEGLSKFAKNKFK from the coding sequence ATGATATTTTCCAAGAAACCCTTAGTTGGAATTATTATGGGTTCAAGCTCTGACAGTAGAGTGATGCAAGATGCATCAAAAGTATTAGATCAATTCAAAATTAAACACGAAGATCAAATTGTTTCAGCACATCGTACACCTTCCAGATTAGCGGAATATGCACAACATGCTGAAAAAATGGGGTTTCATGTAATTATTGCTGGCGCTGGCGGTGCTGCTCATTTACCTGGAATGATTGCATCACACACAGTAATTCCAGTCATTGGTGTTCCAATACTAGTCTATAACGATAAACATCCACAAAAAAATAACACTTCAAAATTTTCTGCATTTGGTGGATTGGATTCATTGTTATCTATAACTGAAATGCCCTCAGGTTCTCCTGTTGTTGCAGTCGGAATTAACAAAGCAGGAAATGCAGCAATTTATGCCATGAAAATTCTTGCAAATGAATTTCCAGAATTAAAAAAGAAATTGATTCAGCACAAATCCAATCAACATGACTCTGTGATTAAAGAATCAGAACAATTAAAGAAGGAAGGACTTTCAAAATTTGCCAAAAATAAATTCAAATAA
- a CDS encoding 5-(carboxyamino)imidazole ribonucleotide synthase — translation MTKVLGIIGGGQLGMMITEAAKKMPQHISKIIVLDPTKNCPASQVGAEQIIADFKDKNAIVDLANKSDIITYEIESGDSTILKNVEKNTKINPSPETLRIIQDKFLQKSFLKENNIPVPEFIKIENIEELKTGLRNFGYPALLKARRDAYDGRGNYKIDSEKDIQKALDYFKGQNLLLEKFVKFKMEVSVIASRNTKGQIKTYPLVENIHEQNILRETIAPARVSHEITKKAEVIAEKTMQVLKGAGIFGIEMFVTQEDDIVINEIAPRVHNSGHHTLQSTKTSQFEQHLRAILGLELGDTELLHPTIMYNILGDVSFEGKYAPINISEENVFLKMYGKEISKPLRKLGHFNLVAKEGETMEELLKKIEKIKEKVVVKQVS, via the coding sequence ATGACAAAGGTTCTAGGGATTATTGGGGGAGGACAACTTGGAATGATGATCACAGAGGCTGCAAAAAAAATGCCTCAGCACATATCAAAAATTATTGTTTTAGATCCTACAAAGAATTGCCCTGCATCACAAGTAGGTGCTGAACAAATCATAGCAGATTTTAAAGATAAAAATGCCATAGTGGACTTGGCGAACAAATCAGATATTATTACTTATGAAATTGAATCAGGCGACAGCACCATACTAAAAAATGTTGAAAAAAATACCAAGATCAACCCATCCCCTGAAACATTAAGGATAATTCAGGATAAATTTTTACAAAAATCATTTTTAAAAGAAAACAACATTCCAGTACCCGAATTTATCAAAATTGAAAATATTGAAGAACTTAAAACAGGATTGAGAAATTTTGGATATCCAGCTTTGCTTAAAGCAAGAAGGGATGCATATGATGGACGAGGGAATTATAAAATTGATTCTGAAAAAGACATACAGAAAGCATTAGATTATTTTAAGGGTCAGAATTTGTTATTAGAAAAATTTGTTAAATTTAAAATGGAAGTTTCTGTAATCGCATCTAGAAATACTAAAGGTCAAATCAAAACATATCCATTAGTAGAAAACATTCATGAGCAAAATATTTTGCGTGAAACAATTGCGCCTGCAAGAGTGTCACATGAAATAACAAAAAAAGCAGAAGTGATTGCTGAAAAAACAATGCAGGTTCTTAAAGGTGCAGGAATTTTTGGAATCGAAATGTTCGTAACACAAGAAGACGACATTGTAATAAATGAGATTGCACCAAGAGTACATAATTCTGGACATCATACACTACAATCAACCAAAACATCCCAGTTTGAACAACACCTCAGAGCAATTTTAGGTCTTGAATTGGGAGATACAGAACTTTTACATCCCACCATAATGTACAATATTTTAGGTGATGTTTCATTTGAAGGAAAATATGCACCAATAAACATATCTGAAGAAAATGTTTTTTTGAAAATGTATGGAAAAGAAATTTCAAAACCATTACGTAAATTAGGTCATTTTAATTTAGTTGCAAAAGAAGGGGAGACAATGGAAGAATTACTTAAAAAGATTGAAAAGATAAAAGAAAAAGTTGTTGTCAAACAAGTATCATAA
- a CDS encoding nucleotidyltransferase family protein — protein MKAIILAGGRGKRLRPITDYIPKPLVPIKNIPIIEWQIKYLKKFGIDEIIICTGYKQDIIEHYLNIKNIGIKIKFSVEKSPLGTGGAIKKAAKLINEKSFFVINGDTITNIDLKELAKKQNSLASIELRTNFGILETNNDKITKFREKKEIVGVWMNAGIYHLDKEILRDLPDKGDIEKTVFPNYAKKGKLSTVKFKNVRWYSIDSFKDMEECALEIEKIIK, from the coding sequence TTGAAAGCAATAATTTTAGCAGGAGGTCGCGGAAAAAGATTAAGACCTATAACAGACTACATACCAAAACCCCTTGTTCCAATAAAAAATATTCCAATAATTGAATGGCAAATAAAATATTTAAAAAAATTTGGGATTGATGAAATAATTATTTGTACAGGATACAAACAAGACATTATAGAACATTACCTAAACATAAAAAATATTGGCATTAAGATAAAATTTTCAGTTGAAAAATCACCATTGGGTACTGGAGGTGCAATTAAAAAAGCGGCAAAGTTGATCAATGAAAAATCTTTTTTTGTCATTAATGGTGATACAATCACCAATATAGACTTGAAAGAACTTGCAAAAAAACAAAATTCCTTAGCATCAATTGAGTTGCGAACAAATTTTGGAATTTTAGAAACTAATAATGATAAAATAACAAAATTTAGAGAGAAAAAGGAAATTGTGGGCGTATGGATGAATGCAGGAATTTATCATTTAGACAAAGAAATACTCAGAGATTTACCAGATAAAGGCGATATCGAAAAAACAGTTTTTCCAAATTATGCTAAAAAAGGCAAACTAAGCACTGTAAAGTTTAAAAATGTGAGATGGTATTCTATTGATTCCTTTAAAGATATGGAAGAGTGTGCATTAGAAATTGAAAAAATAATAAAATGA